In Methylotenera mobilis JLW8, the following are encoded in one genomic region:
- a CDS encoding beta-ketoacyl-ACP synthase III, which yields MIFSRIAGTGSYLPSKILTNADLERMVDTTDEWIFTRTGIRERHIAAEGEFTSDLALQAAKNAIASAGLSPNDIDLIIVATATPDKVFPSVATMVQRKLEISGCPAFDIQAVCSGFVYALTTADNFIKAGSAKCALVIGAETFSRITDYTDRGNCILWGDGAGAVVLQASSEQGIISTHLHADGRYENMLHVPRNADKPDTVVMEGNAVFKVAVNTLDQIVDETLAANNMQKSDIDWLVPHQANIRILQATAKKLDMSMDRVVVTVDKHGNTSAASIPLALDTAVKDGRIKRGDMILMEAFGGGFTWGSALIKY from the coding sequence ATGATATTTTCTCGTATAGCAGGTACCGGTAGCTATTTACCAAGCAAAATACTCACCAACGCCGATTTGGAGCGTATGGTAGATACCACCGATGAATGGATTTTTACACGCACAGGTATCCGTGAGCGCCACATTGCAGCCGAAGGTGAATTCACCAGCGACTTAGCGCTGCAAGCTGCTAAAAATGCAATTGCAAGCGCTGGCTTAAGCCCCAATGATATTGATTTAATTATTGTTGCAACAGCTACACCAGATAAAGTGTTTCCTAGCGTGGCAACCATGGTGCAAAGAAAATTAGAGATTTCTGGCTGCCCAGCGTTTGACATTCAAGCAGTGTGCAGCGGCTTTGTGTATGCGCTAACCACCGCTGATAATTTTATTAAAGCCGGTAGCGCTAAATGTGCATTGGTGATTGGTGCGGAAACATTCTCACGCATCACCGATTACACAGACCGTGGCAACTGCATTTTATGGGGCGATGGCGCTGGTGCAGTTGTGCTGCAGGCATCAAGTGAACAGGGCATTATTTCTACCCACTTACATGCGGATGGCCGCTATGAAAACATGCTGCATGTACCACGCAATGCAGATAAGCCAGATACCGTAGTGATGGAAGGTAACGCCGTGTTCAAGGTGGCAGTTAACACTTTAGATCAGATTGTTGATGAAACGCTGGCTGCCAACAATATGCAAAAATCAGATATTGACTGGCTGGTGCCACACCAAGCCAATATCCGTATCTTGCAGGCAACGGCCAAAAAATTAGACATGAGTATGGATCGTGTGGTGGTTACTGTGGATAAACATGGTAATACCTCCGCAGCATCTATTCCTTTGGCGCTAGATACCGCGGTAAAAGATGGCCGCATCAAACGTGGCGACATGATATTGATGGAAGCTTTTGGTGGTGGATTCACCTGGGGTTCTGCATTAATTAAATATTAA
- a CDS encoding TatD family hydrolase: MLVDSHCHLNFPELLANLPAIKQSMQDNQVSHALCISVTLPDFPQVLALAEENENFYASVGVHPDYEDIQEPTVEELINLANHPKVIAIGETGLDYFRLTGDLEWQRTRFRTHIRAAIATGKPLVIHTRNSPEDTLRIMREENAQQVGGVMHCFTESLDVALEAIALGFYISFSGIITFKNAHSIKEVAKHVPLDRILVETDSPYLAPTPYRGKTNQPSYVKHVAEEVANLRGISFDTLSAATTDNFFRLFKHAKR, encoded by the coding sequence ATGCTTGTTGATTCTCATTGCCATCTTAATTTTCCAGAGCTATTAGCTAACCTACCTGCCATCAAACAGTCTATGCAGGATAATCAGGTAAGCCATGCATTATGCATTTCTGTTACCTTGCCAGATTTTCCGCAAGTATTGGCTCTTGCAGAAGAAAATGAAAACTTCTATGCGTCTGTTGGCGTGCACCCTGATTACGAAGATATTCAGGAGCCTACGGTGGAAGAACTGATTAATCTAGCTAACCATCCCAAAGTGATTGCGATTGGCGAAACCGGGCTGGATTACTTTAGGCTGACCGGTGATTTAGAATGGCAGCGCACGCGTTTTCGTACACACATTCGTGCCGCGATTGCTACCGGCAAGCCATTGGTGATTCATACCCGCAACTCGCCTGAAGACACCTTGCGGATTATGCGCGAAGAGAATGCACAGCAAGTTGGCGGTGTCATGCATTGCTTTACCGAAAGTCTGGATGTTGCATTAGAAGCGATAGCGCTCGGCTTTTATATTTCATTTTCCGGAATTATTACCTTTAAGAACGCCCATAGCATCAAAGAGGTAGCAAAGCATGTGCCGCTAGATAGAATTTTAGTTGAAACGGATTCTCCATATTTAGCACCAACGCCTTACCGTGGCAAAACCAACCAGCCTAGTTACGTGAAACACGTAGCGGAAGAGGTGGCAAATTTACGTGGCATTTCCTTTGACACGTTGTCAGCGGCAACTACCGATAACTTTTTCAGATTGTTTAAGCACGCCAAGCGCTAA
- the holB gene encoding DNA polymerase III subunit delta', producing the protein MNNVADIYPWQTQIWERLAQGGQRLPHAILLHGRAGIGKYDFARSFSQSLLCLNRMPNGGACKTCPSCNWFNEESHPDFRLLSPEQEAEPEDAAPSKKTKKKTQISVAQIRDLSDFLSLSSHQSSGVRIVLLHPAETLNVASANALLKMLEEPAPGVIFILVAHQLQRLLPTIISRCQKINMPVPNELQALTWLEQQGVKNAKQQLAYLEGSPIKVFAEQVQFEQLSEIWRHLALGAKLEPYALAPLLIANSVEAGVITVQKWVYDMVAIKLGQQARYHLQHIGALQSLADRVNLSRLFDMHKKLNELRKLASHPLNHDLQMEGLLLDYTKLFNAQ; encoded by the coding sequence ATGAATAATGTTGCTGATATTTACCCATGGCAAACTCAAATATGGGAGCGTCTAGCGCAGGGCGGCCAGCGCCTACCGCATGCAATCTTACTGCACGGCAGGGCAGGTATAGGTAAGTACGATTTTGCGCGCAGCTTTAGCCAATCACTACTATGCTTGAATAGAATGCCCAATGGCGGCGCATGCAAAACCTGCCCAAGCTGTAACTGGTTTAATGAGGAAAGCCACCCAGACTTTCGCTTATTAAGCCCAGAGCAGGAGGCTGAGCCTGAAGACGCGGCGCCAAGCAAAAAGACCAAGAAAAAAACACAGATATCCGTTGCCCAGATTCGCGATTTAAGTGATTTTTTAAGTTTATCCAGCCATCAAAGCAGCGGAGTGCGTATCGTATTACTACACCCGGCGGAAACCTTGAATGTTGCTTCTGCTAATGCGTTACTTAAAATGCTGGAAGAGCCGGCGCCAGGCGTGATTTTCATTTTGGTTGCACACCAATTGCAGCGTTTATTGCCCACCATCATTAGCCGCTGCCAAAAAATCAACATGCCAGTACCAAATGAGCTGCAAGCGCTGACGTGGCTGGAACAGCAGGGGGTTAAAAATGCTAAGCAACAGCTGGCCTATTTAGAGGGCTCGCCGATTAAGGTATTTGCTGAGCAAGTGCAATTTGAGCAGCTGTCTGAAATCTGGCGCCACTTAGCACTTGGTGCCAAGTTAGAACCCTATGCGCTTGCACCTTTGTTAATTGCCAACTCTGTTGAAGCGGGCGTGATTACCGTGCAAAAATGGGTCTATGATATGGTTGCCATCAAGTTAGGGCAACAGGCTCGCTACCACTTGCAGCACATCGGTGCTTTGCAATCGCTAGCCGACAGGGTAAACTTGAGTCGGTTATTTGATATGCATAAAAAACTTAACGAGCTAAGAAAGCTAGCCTCACATCCGCTGAATCACGACCTGCAGATGGAAGGCTTGTTACTTGATTACACTAAACTTTTTAATGCACAGTAA
- a CDS encoding PilZ domain-containing protein, with translation MAEDTQDEIKSPNTVAPKPGVLSLAIKEKAALYAAYMPFLVGGGLFIPTTKSFQIGEEVFMLLSLIDDPVKLKVVGNVVWITPNTQGNKPQGIGVQFNEKSGGLEARTKIEGLLGNALKSLRATHTI, from the coding sequence ATGGCCGAAGATACACAAGACGAAATTAAATCCCCGAATACCGTTGCACCCAAGCCCGGTGTGCTGTCATTGGCCATTAAGGAAAAAGCTGCGCTCTACGCTGCATATATGCCGTTTTTAGTGGGTGGTGGCTTATTTATCCCGACAACAAAATCATTTCAAATCGGTGAAGAAGTATTCATGTTACTTAGCCTGATTGATGACCCAGTTAAGTTAAAAGTAGTAGGCAATGTGGTTTGGATTACACCCAATACACAAGGCAACAAACCACAGGGCATAGGTGTCCAATTTAACGAGAAAAGCGGCGGCTTAGAAGCGCGTACCAAAATTGAAGGACTGTTAGGTAACGCGCTAAAGTCGTTACGTGCTACCCATACCATTTAG
- the fabG gene encoding 3-oxoacyl-ACP reductase FabG, with amino-acid sequence MLAGQIALITGASRGIGAAIALELGKQGAIVIGTATSDKGASAISETLAAAGIKGEGMALDVNDAAQVEATLKAIGEKYGDVSVLVNNAGITRDTLLMRMKDDDWDAVISTNLTSVFRMSQAVLRPMMKARAGRIISISSVVGHMGNAGQTNYAAAKAGMTGFTKSLAAEVGSRGITVNCVAPGFIETDMTAELSEDITNKMLARIPVGRLGSVKEIAATVAFLASPNAAYITGETIHVNGGMLMV; translated from the coding sequence ATGTTAGCTGGTCAAATTGCATTAATCACAGGCGCAAGCCGCGGCATTGGTGCTGCTATTGCTTTAGAATTGGGTAAACAAGGCGCAATCGTCATCGGTACCGCAACCTCAGATAAGGGCGCATCTGCTATCAGTGAGACATTGGCTGCTGCCGGCATCAAAGGCGAGGGCATGGCTTTGGATGTGAATGATGCAGCACAAGTAGAAGCTACGCTAAAAGCGATTGGCGAAAAATATGGTGATGTGAGCGTGCTAGTCAACAATGCAGGCATTACACGTGACACTTTGCTGATGCGCATGAAGGATGATGACTGGGATGCTGTGATCAGCACCAATTTAACATCAGTGTTCCGCATGAGCCAGGCTGTATTGCGCCCAATGATGAAAGCACGTGCTGGTCGCATTATTAGCATTTCATCCGTGGTTGGTCATATGGGTAATGCAGGTCAAACCAATTATGCTGCGGCAAAAGCAGGCATGACAGGATTTACAAAATCGTTGGCAGCCGAGGTTGGCAGCCGCGGAATTACCGTAAACTGCGTGGCTCCAGGTTTTATTGAAACTGATATGACAGCTGAGTTGTCTGAAGACATCACCAATAAAATGTTGGCTCGTATTCCGGTAGGGCGCCTAGGTTCTGTAAAAGAGATTGCCGCGACGGTTGCGTTTTTAGCCTCACCGAATGCTGCTTATATTACTGGTGAAACAATCCATGTAAACGGCGGAATGTTAATGGTTTAA
- the fabD gene encoding ACP S-malonyltransferase, producing the protein MKKTAFFFPGQGSQSVGMMSGFGDNQIVRDTFQEASDILGVDFWSMATEANELINETTSTQPIMLTAGVAAWRAWQAVSDQVPAVVAGHSLGEYTALVAAGALSFKDALPLVRYRAEVMQSAVPAGVGAMAAILGLDDDAVRAVCTEAAQGEVLEAVNLNSPGQVVIAGNKAAVERGMEAAKAKGAKRALALPVSVPSHCALMRPAAVKLADYLANITINAPIIPVIHNADVAAHDDGAKIKDALVRQLYSPVRWVETVQHIAALGVTQSAECGPGKVLAGLTKRIVAELPCAALTSNDALLEFKNTL; encoded by the coding sequence ATGAAAAAAACAGCATTCTTTTTCCCAGGCCAAGGCTCACAGTCAGTAGGCATGATGAGCGGCTTTGGTGATAACCAAATTGTTCGCGACACATTTCAAGAAGCATCAGATATTTTAGGTGTGGATTTTTGGTCTATGGCGACCGAAGCTAATGAGCTAATTAACGAAACAACAAGCACACAGCCTATTATGCTAACTGCAGGTGTAGCTGCTTGGCGCGCATGGCAAGCTGTATCAGACCAAGTGCCTGCAGTGGTAGCAGGTCACAGCCTAGGAGAATACACTGCATTAGTAGCCGCTGGTGCATTGTCATTTAAAGATGCACTGCCACTAGTGAGATACCGTGCAGAAGTGATGCAAAGTGCTGTGCCTGCTGGCGTAGGTGCCATGGCTGCAATTTTAGGCCTTGATGATGACGCAGTGCGCGCAGTTTGCACTGAGGCTGCACAAGGCGAGGTGTTGGAAGCTGTTAACCTAAACTCACCAGGCCAAGTAGTGATTGCAGGCAATAAAGCCGCGGTAGAACGCGGCATGGAAGCTGCCAAAGCAAAAGGTGCCAAACGTGCGTTAGCGCTGCCAGTAAGCGTGCCATCGCACTGCGCGCTGATGCGCCCAGCCGCAGTTAAATTGGCGGACTACTTAGCGAACATCACGATTAACGCACCGATCATTCCTGTCATACACAACGCCGATGTTGCTGCTCACGATGATGGTGCTAAAATAAAAGACGCGCTGGTGCGCCAATTGTACAGCCCCGTGCGCTGGGTAGAAACTGTGCAGCATATCGCCGCGCTAGGTGTTACACAATCTGCAGAATGCGGCCCTGGTAAAGTATTGGCAGGGTTAACCAAGCGCATCGTTGCTGAGTTACCATGCGCAGCATTAACAAGTAATGACGCATTACTTGAGTTCAAAAATACACTTTAA
- a CDS encoding MBL fold metallo-hydrolase, whose translation MQLTMLGVGSSAGTPMIGCQCSTCISTDKRNHRTRCSSAITLDNGKVILIDTGPDLRQQALRERLMNVDAVLYTHTHADHLHGIDDLRAYCQRQRCQIPLYGSPDAMRHIADKFGYTLREAGDFWDLPILKVNPVISSFSLFEQTITPIPIKHGHSDIYGYRIGNLVYLTDVSAVPASSMEFLNDVDVLLLDCLRITPHYTHVNLEQSLALASQIGAKATYLIHMTHDLEYAELSAQLPANVFVGYDGLKIKI comes from the coding sequence ATGCAATTAACAATGTTAGGGGTAGGTTCTAGTGCTGGTACACCAATGATAGGTTGCCAATGTAGCACATGTATCTCTACCGATAAGCGCAATCACAGAACACGCTGTTCAAGTGCCATCACCCTAGATAATGGCAAGGTTATCCTGATTGATACTGGCCCAGACCTACGCCAGCAAGCGCTAAGAGAAAGGCTTATGAACGTTGATGCCGTGCTTTATACGCACACGCATGCCGACCATTTGCATGGGATTGATGATTTACGCGCCTATTGTCAAAGACAGCGCTGCCAGATTCCACTATACGGCAGCCCTGATGCCATGCGGCATATTGCTGATAAGTTTGGGTACACGCTACGTGAGGCTGGTGACTTTTGGGACTTGCCTATATTAAAAGTAAACCCTGTTATTTCATCGTTTAGCTTGTTTGAGCAAACCATCACCCCTATTCCTATCAAACATGGGCATAGCGATATATACGGCTACCGTATTGGAAACTTAGTTTACTTAACTGATGTGTCTGCAGTACCAGCGAGTTCAATGGAGTTTTTAAATGATGTTGATGTGCTACTACTAGATTGCTTACGTATCACCCCGCATTACACGCACGTTAATTTGGAACAAAGCCTAGCCCTGGCTAGTCAGATTGGGGCTAAGGCCACTTACTTAATTCATATGACGCATGATTTGGAGTATGCAGAACTCAGTGCACAACTGCCAGCCAATGTGTTTGTGGGCTACGATGGATTAAAAATTAAAATTTAG
- the tmk gene encoding dTMP kinase gives MTAKFITLEGMDGAGKSTHIADIIKALSARGVEVVSTREPGGTELGERLRELLLHDAMHPETETLLMFAARREHIANVIAPALARGAYVLSDRFTDATYAYQCGAKGVLASKIEQLELWVQESLQPDLTLLFDVPVEVSMQRLSAARAPDKFERESADFFTRIRNAYLQRAQQNPARFKVIDSNRPLDEVAQSVMQAIASF, from the coding sequence ATGACAGCCAAGTTTATTACTTTAGAGGGCATGGATGGCGCGGGTAAAAGCACGCATATCGCCGACATTATTAAGGCACTTAGCGCACGCGGCGTAGAGGTTGTATCTACGCGCGAACCAGGCGGCACCGAACTAGGCGAGCGTCTGCGTGAGTTGCTGCTGCATGATGCCATGCACCCAGAAACGGAAACCCTGCTCATGTTCGCCGCCAGACGTGAACATATTGCCAATGTGATTGCGCCTGCATTAGCACGTGGTGCTTATGTGCTGTCGGATCGCTTTACAGATGCGACCTATGCTTACCAATGCGGTGCTAAAGGCGTATTGGCCTCTAAAATAGAGCAGTTGGAATTATGGGTGCAAGAAAGCCTACAGCCAGATTTAACCTTACTGTTCGACGTACCGGTTGAAGTCAGTATGCAGCGCTTATCTGCGGCCCGTGCCCCTGATAAATTTGAACGAGAATCGGCTGATTTTTTCACCCGTATTCGTAATGCCTACCTACAGCGGGCACAGCAAAACCCTGCTAGGTTTAAAGTGATTGATAGCAATCGGCCTTTAGATGAGGTTGCCCAATCCGTGATGCAGGCAATAGCATCATTTTGA
- a CDS encoding TIGR01458 family HAD-type hydrolase, with translation MNKQPPKGILFDLDGVLYTGSSAISGAIDAVNTIRASGMPCRFVTNTSTLSLASLHHKLTTLGFSIPSTEIISAPQATLLYLKQQAHATCRLLLADDVKKDFDALPQAATNPDYIVIGDIGNAWTYTLLNDVFNALMQGAKLITIHKNKFWQTEHGLQMDIGGFVDALEYASGVKAMVIGKPAPDFFKIALDDLGLTPAEAMMVGDDIDVDVGGGQQVGLTGVLVKTGKYRQHYADASAIKPDIVIDSVADLPKILGL, from the coding sequence ATGAACAAGCAACCACCAAAAGGCATACTGTTTGATCTAGATGGTGTGCTTTACACCGGCTCCAGCGCTATCTCAGGGGCAATTGATGCAGTAAACACCATCCGCGCTAGCGGCATGCCATGCCGTTTTGTGACTAACACCAGCACCTTGTCGTTAGCATCTTTACATCACAAGCTCACAACCTTAGGTTTCTCTATCCCCAGCACTGAGATTATCAGCGCACCCCAAGCTACTTTGCTGTACTTAAAGCAACAAGCGCACGCCACTTGCCGCTTATTACTGGCGGATGATGTTAAAAAAGATTTTGATGCTTTGCCTCAGGCAGCGACTAACCCAGATTACATCGTCATTGGCGATATCGGTAACGCTTGGACTTATACACTGCTTAACGATGTCTTTAATGCATTGATGCAAGGTGCCAAGCTGATTACCATCCATAAAAACAAGTTCTGGCAAACCGAGCATGGGCTGCAGATGGATATAGGCGGCTTTGTCGACGCTTTGGAATACGCCAGTGGCGTTAAGGCTATGGTGATTGGCAAGCCAGCCCCGGATTTTTTTAAAATTGCACTGGATGATTTAGGGCTAACGCCAGCTGAGGCCATGATGGTGGGTGACGATATTGATGTGGATGTAGGAGGAGGGCAGCAAGTGGGGCTGACTGGGGTGCTGGTTAAAACCGGCAAGTATCGCCAGCACTACGCCGACGCCTCGGCAATCAAGCCAGATATCGTGATTGATTCGGTGGCAGATTTACCGAAAATACTAGGGCTGTAA
- the mltG gene encoding endolytic transglycosylase MltG: MVKRIKRWLLISLVSIALIAAWLGYYAITPLKLQPSSQEVVIAPNSGLRSIANQLVAQGVLREPWRFILLARLLQKEQYLQAGSYTLNKNVSPYQLLLSLNYGKATQGSVTFIEGRTFAQMREKLAKNDAVKQTTTALTDSEIMQLLGSQHTTPEGLFFPDTFYFNRHTPDIALLKISYDAMQVKLNKAWQNRDPNLPYKDSYEALIMASIVEKETGKPSERPMIAGVFINRMRFGMRLQTDPTVIYGMGVRYDGNIRKKDLLTDTPYNTYTRGGLPPTPIAMPGMASIEAALHPADTKALYFVGKGDGSHEFSNNLNEHNRAVVRYQLKK, from the coding sequence ATGGTTAAACGTATTAAAAGATGGCTGTTGATTAGCCTAGTCTCAATTGCATTAATAGCAGCCTGGTTAGGGTATTACGCCATCACCCCACTTAAATTACAGCCCAGTAGCCAGGAAGTAGTGATTGCACCTAATAGCGGCCTGCGCAGCATTGCCAATCAACTAGTTGCACAAGGTGTGTTACGTGAGCCATGGCGCTTCATTTTGCTGGCCAGACTTTTACAAAAAGAACAATATTTACAGGCTGGTAGCTATACCTTAAACAAAAATGTTTCGCCCTATCAGTTATTGCTTTCACTCAATTATGGCAAGGCTACGCAAGGCAGTGTCACCTTTATTGAGGGGCGCACTTTTGCACAAATGCGTGAAAAACTAGCCAAGAATGATGCTGTTAAGCAAACCACCACAGCTTTAACTGATAGCGAAATCATGCAGTTATTAGGATCTCAACATACGACTCCTGAAGGCTTGTTTTTCCCGGATACGTTTTACTTTAATCGCCACACACCAGATATTGCTCTGTTAAAAATCAGCTACGACGCTATGCAGGTCAAGCTGAATAAAGCATGGCAAAATCGCGACCCTAACTTGCCTTACAAAGATAGCTATGAAGCACTGATTATGGCTTCAATCGTCGAAAAAGAAACCGGAAAACCTAGCGAACGCCCAATGATTGCCGGTGTTTTCATCAACAGAATGCGCTTTGGCATGCGCTTGCAAACCGACCCTACGGTCATTTATGGCATGGGAGTACGGTATGACGGCAATATCCGCAAAAAAGATTTGCTCACAGACACCCCTTACAACACTTATACCAGAGGTGGCTTGCCGCCAACGCCAATTGCGATGCCTGGCATGGCCTCGATCGAAGCTGCGCTGCACCCAGCCGATACTAAAGCGCTGTATTTTGTAGGCAAGGGCGATGGTAGCCATGAGTTTTCTAATAACTTAAATGAACATAACCGTGCGGTAGTACGTTATCAGTTGAAGAAATAA
- the pabC gene encoding aminodeoxychorismate lyase — protein MASLRTSLINGSFDQTISAVDRGFSYGDGVFRTMKIKGGQPISWPFHYQKLVADCAAIGIVCPSAELLMSDMQQLFPINEFDDEQVQVVKIIITRGEGERGYAPPAVTIPTRVLIKSNMPSYADAHYTQGVRLHICDTRLALQPKLAGIKHLNRLENVLARMEWRDESVFDGLMLDQNDHVIECTMSNIFARVGQTLYTPDLSQCGVAGITRQHILGLENLLGLTAHVATISLQELLNADEVIICNSLYGAFQVAAIGDQTWKQQSLASTIRNILTHG, from the coding sequence ATGGCATCTCTTCGCACATCTTTAATCAATGGCAGTTTTGATCAGACCATTTCCGCTGTAGACCGTGGTTTTAGCTACGGCGATGGCGTGTTCCGCACTATGAAAATTAAAGGTGGGCAGCCTATCAGTTGGCCTTTTCATTACCAGAAATTGGTGGCCGATTGTGCAGCGATTGGCATCGTCTGCCCGAGCGCAGAGTTGTTGATGAGCGACATGCAACAGCTGTTCCCAATTAATGAGTTTGACGACGAGCAAGTGCAAGTTGTGAAAATCATTATTACCAGAGGCGAGGGTGAGCGTGGTTATGCGCCGCCTGCGGTAACTATTCCTACTCGGGTATTGATTAAATCAAACATGCCCAGCTATGCTGATGCGCATTATACGCAAGGCGTACGATTGCACATATGTGACACACGTTTAGCACTGCAGCCTAAGCTTGCCGGTATTAAGCATCTAAACCGCCTAGAAAACGTACTGGCGCGCATGGAATGGCGAGATGAATCTGTATTTGATGGGCTGATGTTAGACCAAAATGATCATGTCATTGAGTGCACCATGAGCAATATTTTTGCGCGCGTGGGCCAGACTCTATACACCCCAGACTTAAGTCAATGCGGTGTGGCCGGCATCACTAGGCAGCATATACTTGGCTTAGAAAACTTACTTGGCTTAACCGCGCACGTGGCAACAATCTCATTACAAGAGTTGCTAAACGCGGATGAAGTGATTATTTGTAATAGTCTATATGGCGCATTTCAGGTAGCGGCCATAGGCGATCAAACATGGAAACAACAGTCGTTGGCTTCCACAATAAGAAACATACTGACTCATGGTTAA
- the acpP gene encoding acyl carrier protein, which yields MSDIEQRVKKIVAEQLGANEADVKNASSFVDDLGADSLDTVELVMALEEEFDCEIPDEEAEKITTVQLAIDYINTNLK from the coding sequence ATGTCTGACATCGAACAACGTGTTAAAAAAATTGTTGCTGAACAACTAGGTGCAAATGAAGCTGATGTTAAAAATGCATCATCATTTGTAGATGATTTAGGTGCTGATTCACTAGATACAGTAGAGTTGGTAATGGCGCTAGAAGAAGAGTTTGACTGTGAAATCCCTGATGAGGAAGCAGAAAAAATCACTACAGTTCAATTAGCGATTGATTACATCAATACTAACCTCAAATAA
- a CDS encoding DUF6494 family protein, with translation MNNETFNMSIRQFLKMAGINSQREIEQAVARANANNTLKGNEHLPVKMTLSIDALNLNVSFDGSIDLN, from the coding sequence ATGAACAATGAAACCTTCAATATGAGCATCCGTCAGTTTTTAAAAATGGCCGGCATTAACTCCCAGCGGGAGATCGAACAAGCCGTGGCACGCGCCAATGCAAATAACACGCTTAAGGGTAATGAGCATTTACCCGTTAAAATGACGTTATCAATAGACGCATTAAATCTGAATGTAAGCTTTGATGGGTCTATTGATCTTAACTAG
- the fabF gene encoding beta-ketoacyl-ACP synthase II, which translates to MSKRRVVVTGLGVVSPVGIGVKTAWDNLVAGKSGITQITKFDTSAFASTIAGEVKDFNPEDFITAKDARRMDTFIQYGLAAAIEAVKDSGIVATEENAERIGVSIGSGIGGMQLIEDTDILYKESGPRKISPFFIPGTIINMISGNLSIMFGFKGPNVSIVTACTTGTHSIGDASRMIEYGDADVMIAGGAEAAITRLSVGGFAAARALSTRNDDPATASRPWDKDRDGFVIGEGAGVMVLEEYEHAKKRGAKIYAELSGYGMSADAFHMTAPNMDGPRRSMRNAMQNAGINADAVQYVNAHGTSTPLGDTNETNAIKAAFGEHAYKLVVNSTKSMTGHLLGGAGGLESVFTVLAIHNQLSPPTINIFNQDPDCDLDYCANTARDMKIEYALKNNFGFGGTNGSLVFKKV; encoded by the coding sequence ATGTCTAAACGTAGAGTGGTAGTTACTGGTCTTGGCGTTGTATCACCTGTAGGTATTGGTGTTAAAACTGCTTGGGATAATCTTGTTGCCGGTAAATCTGGCATCACACAAATCACCAAATTTGACACGAGTGCATTTGCATCAACCATCGCGGGCGAAGTCAAAGATTTTAATCCTGAAGATTTCATCACAGCAAAAGACGCAAGACGTATGGATACGTTTATTCAATACGGCTTAGCAGCTGCGATTGAAGCGGTTAAAGATTCAGGTATCGTGGCTACCGAAGAAAATGCTGAGCGCATCGGCGTTTCTATTGGCTCAGGTATCGGTGGCATGCAACTGATTGAAGACACAGACATACTGTACAAAGAGTCTGGGCCACGCAAGATTTCGCCATTTTTCATTCCTGGCACCATTATTAATATGATTTCAGGTAACTTAAGCATTATGTTTGGCTTTAAGGGCCCGAATGTTTCTATTGTTACCGCTTGTACAACTGGTACGCACTCTATCGGTGATGCTTCACGTATGATTGAATACGGCGATGCAGATGTGATGATTGCCGGTGGTGCTGAGGCTGCAATCACACGTTTAAGCGTTGGTGGCTTTGCGGCAGCGCGGGCACTTTCAACACGCAACGATGACCCTGCAACCGCTAGCCGCCCATGGGATAAAGACCGCGATGGCTTTGTGATTGGTGAGGGCGCAGGTGTGATGGTGTTGGAAGAATACGAACACGCTAAAAAACGTGGCGCAAAAATTTATGCCGAACTAAGCGGCTACGGCATGAGTGCAGATGCGTTCCACATGACCGCGCCCAATATGGATGGCCCACGCCGCTCTATGCGTAATGCAATGCAAAACGCTGGTATTAATGCAGATGCAGTGCAGTACGTTAACGCGCACGGCACATCTACACCACTAGGTGATACCAATGAAACCAACGCAATTAAAGCTGCTTTTGGTGAACATGCCTATAAATTAGTGGTTAACTCAACCAAATCCATGACCGGCCATTTACTTGGTGGTGCAGGTGGTTTGGAGTCTGTGTTTACCGTGCTGGCAATTCACAACCAATTGTCACCACCGACCATTAACATCTTTAATCAAGACCCTGACTGTGATCTGGATTACTGTGCCAATACTGCACGCGATATGAAAATCGAGTACGCACTGAAGAACAACTTTGGTTTTGGCGGTACCAACGGCAGCTTGGTGTTTAAAAAAGTCTAA